A genomic window from Solanum stenotomum isolate F172 chromosome 10, ASM1918654v1, whole genome shotgun sequence includes:
- the LOC125842830 gene encoding uncharacterized protein LOC125842830: MDYKLENLLKLFPKAWETKFTVLEDGDLQKMMYDELRGNLMAYEQNHINRYSKDDKNKIVPFTAEKSKFGEEVGHIKQNCLEQRRTNNRQNEDPKSLRAWDQGEKTDDDHDETANICFMELGETSEKVIDEYNKFAQEKKDWLILLKESQIEVDLLTEELDEVKIQLNSIRKSPSHSSVRSNRTTFNRRRSPNHSSNRSNRSISNSHSPENSVKITCYTCGELGHNSFNFISDSWLWHRKLGHASMHALEKLSKLELVIGLPKLKFEKNHICDACQMGKQTRSSFKETEVGDDEITSLKQTEEISKVSPKPNTDESATTEVESTTLSDKANIPREWRHNASYLENFILRNLMTKFRQGLHSENKLFWLLCLK, translated from the exons ATGGACTACAAGTTAGAAAACTTGTTAAAACTCTTCCCAAAAGCTTGGGAAACTAAATTTACCGTCCTTGAAGATGGAGATCTACAAAAGATGATGTACGATGAACTACGAGGCAACTTGATGGCCTatgaacaaaatcatattaacaGGTACAGCAAggatgataaaaataaaattgtgccATTTACCGCCGAGAAATCCAAATTCGGAGAAGAAGTCG GACATATTAAACAAAACTGCCTAGAACAGAGAAGGACAAATAATAGACAAAATGAAGATCCAAAAAGTCTCAGAGCCTGGGATCAAGGAGAAAAAACCGATGACGATCATGATGAAACTGCCAACATATGCTTCATGGAACTAGGTGAAACAAGTGAG AAAGTTATTGATGAGTACAATAAATTTgctcaagaaaagaaagattgGCTAATTCTTCTCAAAGAAAGTCAGATTGAAGTCGACTTACTAACAGAAGAACTGGATGAAGTAAAAATACAGTTGAATAGTATTAGGAAATCTCCCAGTCATAGTTCTGTCAGATCTAACAGAACTACTTTCAACAGGAGAAGATCTCCCAATCATAGTTCCAACAGATCAAATAGATCTATATCTAACTCTCACTCTCCTGAAAATTCTGTTAAAATTACTTGTTATACTTGTGGTGAACTCGGTCACAATTCTTTTAACT TCATAAGTGACTCGTGGCTATGGCATCGAAAGCTTGGACATGCAAGCATGCACGCTCTTGAAAAACTTTCTAAGCTTGAACTAGTTATTGGtttaccaaaattaaaattcGAGAAAAATCACATATGTGATGCTTGTCAAATGGGTAAGCAAACTCGTTCATCCTTTAAG GAAACTGAAGTTGGTGACGATGAAATTACTTCTCTTAAACAAACTGAAGAGATCTCAAAAGTCTCTCCTAAACCTAACACTGACGAGTCAGCTACTACAGAGGTGGAGTCTACTACCCTATCCGACAAAGCTAATATTCCTAGAGAATGGAGACATAATGCCAGTTACCTTGAAAACTTTATTCTCCGAAACTTGATGACAAAATTCAGACAAGGTCTTCACTCAGAAAATAAGCTTTTTTGGCTCTTATGTCTCAAATGA